TGACCGTCAGACCGGTAAAACCGCGATGGCGATCGATGCGATCATCAACCAGCGTGATTCCGGCATCAAGTGTGTGTACGTCGCTATCGGTCAGAAAGCGTCGACTATCGCTAACGTGGTTCGCAAACTGGAAGAGCACAATGCGCTGGCTAACACCATCGTGGTTGTGGCTACCGCTTCTGAATCTGCTGCGCTGCAGTACCTGGCTCCGTATGCCGGTTGCGCAATGGGTGAATACTTCCGTGACCGCGGTGAAGATGCACTGATCGTATACGATGACCTGTCTAAACAGGCTGTTGCTTACCGTCAGGTTTCTCTGCTGCTGCGTCGTCCACCGGGTCGTGAAGCTTTCCCTGGTGACGTGTTCTATCTCCACTCCCGTCTGCTGGAACGTGCTTCCCGCGTGAGCGCTGATTATGTTGAGCGTTTCACTAACGGTGCAGTTGTAGGTAAAACAGGTTCACTGACTGCTCTGCCGATCATCGAAACTCAGGCTGGCGACGTTTCCGCGTTCGTTCCGACCAACGTAATCTCGATTACAGATGGTCAGATCTTCCTGGAAACTAACCTGTTTAACTCCGGTATTCGTCCGGCAGTTAACCCGGGTATTTCGGTATCCCGTGTGGGTGGTGCTGCTCAGACCAAGATCATCAAGAAACTGTCCGGTGGTATCCGTACCGCTCTGGCACAGTATCGTGAACTGGCAGCGTTCTCTCAGTTCGCCTCCGATCTGGACGAAGCAACCCGTAAACAGCTGAGCCACGGTCAGAAAGTGACCGAGCTTCTGAAACAGAAACAGTATGCGCCGATGTCCGTAGCGCAGCAGGGTCTGGTGCTGTTTGCGGCCGAGCGTGGCTTCCTGAATGACGTCGAACTGGCGAAAATCGGTAGCTTCGAAGCGGCGCTGCTGGCTTTTGCGGATCGCGATCACGCTGAGCTGATGGCTGAAATCAACCAGGCTGGTAACTATAACGGCGAAATCGAAGAGAAGCTGAAAGGCCTCCTCGAAACGTTTAAGAAAACCCAGTCCTGGTAATGTCTGGCGGCTTGTCCCTTAGGGGGCAGGCCGCAAGGCTTTGAGGAGAAGCTTATGGCCGGCGCAAAAGAGATACGTAGTAAGATCGGAAGCGTCCAGAACACGCAAAAGATCACCAAAGCGATGGAAATGGTCGCCGCCTCCAAAATGCGTAAATCGCAGGAACGCATGGCAGCCAGCCGTCCTTATGCAGAGACCATGCGCAAAGTGATTGGTCACATTGCGTTAGGTAATCTGGAGTACAAGCACCCTTACCTGGAAGAGCGTGACGTTAAGCGCGTCGGCTACCTGGTCGTGTCTACCGACCGCGGGCTTTGTGGTGGTTTGAACATTAACCTGTTCAAAAGATTGCTGGCAGACATGAAGAGCTGGTCTGATAAAGGCGTTGAGAGCGATCTCGCGATTATCGGTTCCAAAGGCTTGTCATTCTTCAGCTCCGTCGGTGGCAACGTGGTTGCCCAGGTGACCGGCATGGGGGATAAACCTTCCCTGTCCGATCTGATTGGCCCAGTGAAAGTGATGCTGCAAGCCTATGACGAAGGTCGTCTCGACAAGCTGTTTATCGTCAGCAACAAATTTATCAACACCATGTCCCAGTCTCCACAAATCGTTCAGCTGCTGCCGTTACCGCCAGCAGACGAAAGCGAAGGCGTTGTGAAGAAGAGCACCTGGGACTATCTGTATGAGCCGGATCCGAAAGCGCTGCTGGACACATTACTGCGTCGCTACGTCGAGTCTCAGGTTTACCAGGGTGTTGTAGAAAACCTGGCCAGCGAGCAGGCCGCACGTATGGTGGCGATGAAAGCTGCGACCGACAACGGCGGAAACCTGATCAAAGAGCTGCAGTTGGTATACAACAAAGCTCGTCAGGCCAGCATCACCCAGGAACTTACCGAGATTGTCGGTGGGGCCTCCGCGGTTTAACCAGGTATACCCTGCCCCGGTGTAATGGGCGGGGTATAAACGAATTAGGTAGAGGATTCAAGATGGCTACTGGAAAGATTGTCCAGGTAATCGGCGCCGTTGTGGACGTCGAGTTCCCTCAGGACGCAGTACCACAAGTGTACAGCGCCCTTGAGGTTAAAAATGGTGATGCTCGTCTGGTGCTGGAAGTTCAGCAGCAGCTGGGTGGCGGCGTGGTTCGTACCATCGCCATGGGTTCTTCCGATGGCCTGAAGCGCGGCCTGGAAACGGTTGACCTTGAGCACCCGATCGAAGTGCCAGTAGGCGTGGCAACGCTGGGCCGTATCATGAACGTATTGGGTGAGCCAATCGACATGAAAGGCGACATCGGCGAAGAAGAGCGTTGGGCAATTCACCGCGCAGCACCTTCTTACGAAGATCAGTCAAACTCGCAAGAGCTGCTGGAAACCGGTATCAAAGTTATCGACCTGATGTGTCCGTTTGCTAAAGGCGGTAAAGTCGGTCTGTTCGGTGGTGCGGGTGTGGGTAAAACCGTAAACATGATGGAGCTGATCCGTAACATTGCGGCTGAGCACTCAGGTTTCTCCGTATTTGCCGGTGTGGGTGAGCGTACTCGTGAGGGTAACGACTTCTACCACGAGATGACCGACTCCAACGTTATCGATAAAGTTTCTCTGGTTTATGGCCAGATGAACGAGCCACCAGGAAACCGTCTGCGCGTAGCGCTGACCGGTCTGACCATGGCTGAGAAGTTCCGTGACGAAGGTCGTGACGTACTGCTGTTCATCGATAACATCTACCGT
This genomic window from Erwinia sp. E_sp_B01_1 contains:
- the atpA gene encoding F0F1 ATP synthase subunit alpha, with product MQLNSTEISELIKQRIAQFDVVSEAHNEGTIVSVSDGIIRVNGLADVMQGEMLALPGNRYAIALNLERDSVGAVVMGPYADLAEGMKVKCTGRILEVPVGRGLLGRVVNTLGAPIDGKGAIDNDGFSPIEVIAPGVIDRQSVDQPVQTGYKSVDAMIPIGRGQRELIIGDRQTGKTAMAIDAIINQRDSGIKCVYVAIGQKASTIANVVRKLEEHNALANTIVVVATASESAALQYLAPYAGCAMGEYFRDRGEDALIVYDDLSKQAVAYRQVSLLLRRPPGREAFPGDVFYLHSRLLERASRVSADYVERFTNGAVVGKTGSLTALPIIETQAGDVSAFVPTNVISITDGQIFLETNLFNSGIRPAVNPGISVSRVGGAAQTKIIKKLSGGIRTALAQYRELAAFSQFASDLDEATRKQLSHGQKVTELLKQKQYAPMSVAQQGLVLFAAERGFLNDVELAKIGSFEAALLAFADRDHAELMAEINQAGNYNGEIEEKLKGLLETFKKTQSW
- the atpG gene encoding F0F1 ATP synthase subunit gamma, which gives rise to MAGAKEIRSKIGSVQNTQKITKAMEMVAASKMRKSQERMAASRPYAETMRKVIGHIALGNLEYKHPYLEERDVKRVGYLVVSTDRGLCGGLNINLFKRLLADMKSWSDKGVESDLAIIGSKGLSFFSSVGGNVVAQVTGMGDKPSLSDLIGPVKVMLQAYDEGRLDKLFIVSNKFINTMSQSPQIVQLLPLPPADESEGVVKKSTWDYLYEPDPKALLDTLLRRYVESQVYQGVVENLASEQAARMVAMKAATDNGGNLIKELQLVYNKARQASITQELTEIVGGASAV
- the atpD gene encoding F0F1 ATP synthase subunit beta, producing the protein MATGKIVQVIGAVVDVEFPQDAVPQVYSALEVKNGDARLVLEVQQQLGGGVVRTIAMGSSDGLKRGLETVDLEHPIEVPVGVATLGRIMNVLGEPIDMKGDIGEEERWAIHRAAPSYEDQSNSQELLETGIKVIDLMCPFAKGGKVGLFGGAGVGKTVNMMELIRNIAAEHSGFSVFAGVGERTREGNDFYHEMTDSNVIDKVSLVYGQMNEPPGNRLRVALTGLTMAEKFRDEGRDVLLFIDNIYRYTLAGTEVSALLGRMPSAVGYQPTLAEEMGVLQERITSTKTGSITSVQAVYVPADDLTDPSPATTFAHLDATVVLSRQIASLGIYPAVDPLDSTSRQLDPLVVGQEHYDTARGVQSLLQRYQELKDIIAILGMDELSEEDKLVVARSRKMQRFLSQPFFVAEVFTGSPGKYVSLKDTIRGFKGIMEGEFDHMPEQAFYMVGSIEEAVEKAKKL